The proteins below come from a single Spirochaetota bacterium genomic window:
- a CDS encoding class I SAM-dependent methyltransferase, which translates to MDYKNYISKISFSLIEPFDQGVFLLPDHSTYSMIDIKNTILPYEDDKMKAILSEICQMPRMSTFAIAAIVNKIVSNMPSDQSFVNVGVWHGFSFLSGLAGNPDKSCVGVDNFSEFGGPRKEFNDRFNKYRSDKHLFYDMDYVDYFSKIHNDPIGFYIYDGNHSKENQLQGLKVAEPFFAKDCLILIDDINWPDPMEGTNAFIKQSRYKYKIIVEQRTSNNCHPTFWNGIAIMQRID; encoded by the coding sequence ATGGATTATAAGAATTATATCTCAAAAATATCATTTTCTTTAATAGAACCATTTGACCAAGGAGTTTTTTTGCTTCCCGATCACTCAACCTATTCTATGATAGATATCAAAAACACCATCCTCCCCTATGAAGATGATAAGATGAAGGCAATTCTGTCTGAAATTTGTCAAATGCCGAGAATGTCTACATTTGCAATTGCTGCAATAGTGAACAAGATAGTCTCCAATATGCCGTCAGATCAATCATTTGTAAATGTAGGTGTATGGCACGGTTTTTCATTTTTATCTGGCCTTGCAGGCAATCCTGATAAGAGCTGTGTAGGTGTTGATAATTTTTCAGAATTCGGGGGGCCACGGAAGGAATTTAATGATCGATTTAATAAGTATAGGAGTGATAAGCATTTATTTTATGATATGGATTATGTTGATTATTTCTCCAAAATTCATAATGATCCAATCGGATTCTATATATACGATGGCAATCATTCAAAAGAAAATCAATTACAGGGTTTAAAGGTGGCGGAACCCTTCTTTGCAAAGGATTGTCTAATTTTAATAGATGATATCAATTGGCCTGATCCAATGGAAGGCACTAATGCCTTTATTAAGCAGAGTAGGTATAAATATAAGATAATTGTGGAACAACGCACAAGCAATAATTGTCATCCGACCTTTTGGAATGGCATAGCAATTATGCAGAGAATCGATTGA
- a CDS encoding glycoside hydrolase family 38 C-terminal domain-containing protein, producing MKILNRVLKFRNQQKAEEEILYIHIFSHTHWDFEWYEVHEGFKLQLVPLIEHLLDTLEKDPDFKFHFDGQVMPIMDYLEILREEDDCDDKNRVGEANRKISKFVKRGQLILGPCWSTPETSLISCESLIRNINRGIRFSSKFGVASSVFYNADAFQYHSQLPQIIEGSGLKSAFTWRAYKHGKTLKDLSIWEGADKTSVLRYYPPRSYAQIWHLPIKIEDAVSIIKDEAEFLKKFAVTKHVLITQGNDQFEAQSNINKIIKQIDEELGCKYRLNQVTLEDFFNKIEKENPKLDIIHGELTGNQWACTMSGQLSARMYLKQKNKEAEIAIEKWAEPFASFSWLLGYDYPAGLIERAWEYLMKQHFHHCNACAIDEVHREGEVRYKNSIDVANGIVGGSMGRIASKISTADIINDKESSLVIFNPSDVERMEVVKAEINFGIGVHNDAEWLLANRDVEKKQVIKKHFTLKDDEGNMIPYQILHGKEAGYEIAFWAEKIPPFGYKTYGIELSDSNDIEEGNNIAHEKENVLENDILKVKIKEDGSLSIMDKRNGVNFRNLNIIENTADHGDTYNYDPLKGDRPITTQGVKGKITLKENGPLLATIEAKVELALPESLTSDRKARSGHLRKLPILFNITLKKGSPLVYISANIDNQIKDHRLRVLFQGVRSDFVYVQTQCDVVQRRITKYKEYSDNNKMDISHRVIVGNMPKEKAPSPTQFQRNFVGTNDGKKGLVILNKGLPEYEAKTNGTIALTLLRSVGWLSQDDLSTREGSAGPIVPVPDAQCIGKHTFDYAILPQAGSWNATPIYRQENQYNIDIKFMEVACQKGELPTNLSFVIIQPDELMVSAIKKSYSEDNFIIRLFNPTNKLMKGSLALYPGIKEAWLANLNEEKKGKISPQSDGSILIELGPKKISTINITPKCK from the coding sequence ATGAAGATATTAAATAGAGTGTTAAAATTCAGAAACCAACAGAAGGCGGAAGAAGAAATTTTGTATATTCATATATTTTCACATACCCACTGGGATTTTGAATGGTATGAGGTTCATGAGGGATTTAAATTGCAATTGGTGCCCTTGATAGAACATCTTTTAGATACATTGGAAAAGGATCCTGATTTTAAGTTTCATTTTGATGGACAGGTTATGCCTATAATGGATTATCTTGAAATTTTGCGTGAAGAAGATGATTGCGATGATAAAAACAGGGTAGGAGAGGCAAATCGAAAGATTAGCAAATTTGTCAAAAGGGGGCAATTGATCTTGGGCCCCTGCTGGAGCACACCAGAGACTTCTTTAATAAGCTGTGAATCGCTTATCAGAAACATAAACAGGGGCATTCGGTTTTCAAGTAAATTCGGGGTAGCCAGTTCGGTCTTTTATAATGCTGATGCCTTTCAATATCACTCCCAATTACCTCAGATAATTGAGGGATCAGGCCTTAAATCTGCTTTTACCTGGAGAGCCTATAAACATGGGAAGACCCTAAAAGACCTGTCTATATGGGAGGGAGCGGATAAGACATCTGTTCTTCGATACTATCCACCCAGAAGCTACGCACAGATATGGCATCTGCCAATAAAGATTGAGGATGCAGTCTCTATCATTAAGGATGAGGCTGAGTTTTTAAAGAAGTTCGCTGTGACCAAACACGTTCTTATTACTCAGGGTAATGATCAGTTTGAAGCTCAATCCAACATCAATAAGATAATAAAACAGATTGATGAGGAACTTGGGTGTAAATATAGACTCAATCAGGTGACATTGGAGGATTTTTTCAACAAAATTGAGAAAGAAAATCCCAAATTAGATATCATTCATGGTGAGCTGACGGGGAACCAGTGGGCTTGTACCATGAGCGGACAATTATCAGCGAGGATGTATTTGAAGCAGAAAAATAAAGAGGCTGAGATCGCCATAGAAAAATGGGCTGAGCCCTTTGCTTCATTTTCTTGGCTCCTTGGTTATGACTATCCGGCTGGTTTAATAGAGAGAGCGTGGGAATATCTGATGAAACAGCATTTTCATCATTGTAACGCCTGTGCAATTGATGAGGTCCATCGTGAGGGGGAAGTCAGATATAAGAATTCTATTGATGTAGCAAATGGTATTGTAGGCGGAAGCATGGGTAGAATAGCATCAAAGATAAGTACCGCAGATATTATTAATGATAAGGAGAGTTCTTTAGTTATTTTTAACCCATCCGATGTTGAGCGTATGGAGGTAGTGAAGGCTGAAATTAACTTTGGAATCGGCGTTCATAATGATGCTGAATGGTTGCTAGCTAATAGAGATGTAGAGAAAAAACAGGTAATAAAGAAACATTTTACCCTTAAGGATGATGAAGGGAATATGATCCCTTATCAGATTTTACATGGGAAAGAGGCGGGGTATGAAATAGCTTTCTGGGCAGAAAAGATACCCCCCTTTGGTTATAAAACTTATGGGATAGAATTAAGCGATAGTAATGATATAGAGGAGGGGAATAATATTGCTCATGAAAAGGAAAATGTGCTGGAAAATGATATATTAAAGGTAAAGATCAAAGAAGATGGATCATTATCCATTATGGACAAAAGGAATGGTGTAAATTTTAGAAATTTGAATATAATTGAAAATACTGCGGATCACGGAGATACTTATAATTATGATCCCCTAAAAGGTGATAGACCAATAACAACACAGGGGGTGAAAGGTAAGATTACTCTCAAGGAGAATGGTCCTTTATTGGCTACTATTGAGGCAAAGGTCGAACTGGCTTTGCCTGAATCCTTGACCTCTGATAGAAAAGCGAGGAGTGGACATTTAAGGAAATTACCAATATTATTCAATATTACCCTAAAAAAGGGATCACCCTTGGTTTATATTAGCGCTAATATAGACAATCAGATAAAGGATCATCGTTTACGAGTCCTCTTTCAGGGTGTAAGAAGCGATTTCGTGTATGTACAGACTCAATGTGATGTAGTACAAAGAAGGATTACAAAATATAAGGAATATTCAGATAATAATAAGATGGACATATCACACAGGGTAATTGTGGGTAATATGCCAAAGGAAAAGGCACCTTCACCAACGCAATTTCAACGCAATTTTGTTGGGACTAATGACGGGAAAAAGGGATTAGTCATTTTAAATAAAGGATTGCCCGAATATGAGGCCAAGACCAATGGTACAATCGCCCTTACTCTGCTGCGTTCTGTAGGGTGGCTTTCGCAAGATGATCTTAGCACAAGAGAAGGATCAGCTGGTCCCATTGTGCCAGTGCCAGACGCTCAATGTATTGGAAAGCATACCTTTGATTATGCTATCCTTCCTCAGGCAGGCTCATGGAATGCGACACCTATTTACAGGCAGGAAAATCAGTATAATATTGATATTAAATTTATGGAAGTTGCATGCCAGAAAGGGGAACTTCCAACCAATTTAAGTTTTGTAATAATACAACCTGATGAACTAATGGTAAGCGCAATTAAAAAATCCTACAGCGAGGATAATTTCATTATAAGGCTGTTCAATCCCACGAATAAATTGATGAAAGGAAGCCTAGCCCTTTACCCTGGAATTAAAGAAGCATGGCTTGCTAATCTTAATGAAGAAAAAAAGGGAAAGATATCTCCTCAAAGCGATGGAAGTATTCTTATCGAATTAGGTCCGAAGAAGATTAGTACAATAAATATTACGCCAAAATGTAAATAG